Proteins found in one Pseudomonadota bacterium genomic segment:
- a CDS encoding alpha/beta hydrolase — translation MTIRRTLSPTGYVLSALAVFLIALTASSCNVVRWRGNRIERGLERTGFERRVEELGAAKIAFWDGGEGPAIVLLHGFGADAMWQWNPQAEAFATKHRVVIPDLLWFGGSKPADADYSLTHQVDVVLALMDRLDIATADFVGSSYGGLVEYELARTHPERVRRLVISDSPGSIYTRADYDALCARFGVAELGDLLVPTDADGVRRLLEIGYYDPPWLPRFALESAYKEMYSEHRAERRALLTWLVENMGALGAKPEKPTMPTLLVWGDGDEVFPIAIAERLAAHLGPETKTLIIEKARHSPNLEYPDEFNAAVLDFLAQGEPRV, via the coding sequence ATGACCATCCGGAGGACCCTGTCGCCAACCGGGTACGTGCTTTCGGCGTTGGCCGTCTTTCTCATCGCGCTTACCGCATCTTCGTGCAACGTCGTTCGCTGGCGAGGGAACCGGATCGAGCGGGGGCTCGAGCGGACCGGGTTCGAGCGCCGCGTCGAAGAGCTCGGAGCCGCGAAGATCGCCTTCTGGGACGGAGGTGAGGGGCCGGCGATCGTTCTCCTCCACGGCTTCGGCGCCGACGCCATGTGGCAGTGGAACCCGCAGGCCGAGGCGTTCGCGACCAAGCACCGCGTCGTGATCCCAGATCTCCTCTGGTTCGGCGGCTCAAAGCCCGCCGACGCAGACTACTCCCTCACGCACCAGGTCGATGTGGTGCTGGCGCTCATGGATCGCCTCGACATTGCCACCGCGGATTTCGTCGGCAGCTCGTACGGCGGCCTCGTTGAGTACGAGCTCGCGCGCACCCACCCGGAACGCGTGCGTCGGCTCGTGATATCGGACAGCCCAGGCTCGATCTACACCCGCGCCGACTACGACGCCCTGTGCGCGCGGTTCGGCGTGGCCGAACTGGGCGATCTCCTCGTCCCGACGGACGCGGATGGCGTGAGGCGGCTGCTCGAGATCGGCTACTACGATCCGCCGTGGTTGCCGCGGTTCGCCCTCGAATCCGCATACAAAGAGATGTATTCAGAACATCGTGCCGAACGGCGAGCTCTTCTCACCTGGCTCGTCGAGAACATGGGTGCGCTCGGCGCGAAGCCGGAAAAGCCAACGATGCCGACGTTGCTCGTCTGGGGCGATGGAGACGAGGTGTTCCCGATCGCGATCGCCGAACGGCTCGCTGCGCACCTCGGACCAGAGACGAAGACGCTCATCATTGAAAAGGCGCGGCACTCCCCGAACCTCGAGTATCCCGACGAGTTCAACGCCGCCGTGCTCGACTTCCTCGCACAGGGCGAGCCCCGCGTTTGA
- a CDS encoding VWA domain-containing protein yields the protein MRKFVTVLCAAPLAWAALVGCEGAAPSGGGGDADADSDSDADTDTDVDSDSDSDGDSDTGCEEVAFPVAGHPPDILILLDRSNSMAVGSPSCWSTVTTALTSITADMDPLINFGLMVFPYGATECAPPSGTPEVAIVEEENAAAIATTLGGLGPDGGGTPTTAALNAAATYLSGLADESTKYILLATDGGPNCSSDAGLQCPACQTTQLDGVSCYTHNDCLDDVQAILLAEQIHMEMGIAIYVVGMGGVLDSVYLEVMTEIAAAGGTGDFYPADTPADLTAALDEIAAEAVACEFTVDWDALGEGVSTDQDLVNVFADDEIVPYDEDCSDGFGWQWIDADTIGLCDGLCEQYKNGEISEVTASFGCETIVE from the coding sequence ATGCGGAAATTCGTCACTGTCCTATGCGCCGCGCCGCTCGCGTGGGCGGCGCTCGTCGGGTGCGAGGGAGCAGCTCCTTCGGGGGGCGGCGGGGACGCGGACGCGGACTCCGACTCCGACGCGGACACGGATACGGACGTGGACTCCGACTCCGACTCCGACGGCGACTCCGACACCGGCTGCGAGGAGGTCGCATTCCCGGTCGCCGGCCACCCGCCGGACATCCTGATCCTGCTCGACCGCTCGAACAGCATGGCGGTCGGCTCGCCGAGCTGCTGGTCCACGGTGACCACGGCGCTCACCTCGATCACGGCCGACATGGATCCGCTGATCAACTTCGGGCTGATGGTCTTCCCGTACGGCGCGACCGAGTGCGCCCCGCCGTCCGGCACGCCCGAGGTTGCGATCGTCGAGGAAGAGAACGCGGCGGCGATCGCCACGACGCTGGGCGGGCTCGGCCCGGACGGCGGCGGCACGCCGACCACCGCAGCGCTGAATGCGGCCGCGACGTACCTGAGCGGGCTCGCGGACGAATCGACCAAGTACATCCTCCTCGCCACCGACGGCGGCCCGAACTGCTCGTCCGACGCGGGCCTGCAGTGCCCGGCCTGCCAGACCACCCAGCTCGACGGCGTGAGCTGCTACACGCACAACGACTGCCTGGACGACGTGCAGGCGATCCTGCTCGCCGAGCAGATCCACATGGAGATGGGGATCGCGATCTACGTCGTCGGCATGGGCGGCGTGCTCGACAGTGTGTACCTCGAGGTCATGACCGAGATCGCGGCGGCGGGCGGCACCGGGGACTTCTACCCGGCCGACACGCCGGCGGATCTCACCGCGGCGCTCGACGAGATCGCGGCCGAGGCGGTGGCGTGCGAGTTCACCGTGGACTGGGACGCGCTCGGCGAGGGGGTCTCCACGGATCAGGATCTCGTCAACGTCTTCGCCGACGACGAGATCGTGCCGTACGACGAGGACTGCTCGGACGGGTTCGGCTGGCAGTGGATCGACGCGGACACGATCGGCCTGTGCGACGGCCTGTGCGAGCAGTACAAGAACGGCGAGATCTCCGAGGTCACCGCGTCGTTCGGCTGCGAGACGATCGTCGAGTAG
- a CDS encoding putative transporter gives MDWLSQLFLGDSVAHSVLILALVVTTGLLLGGVRVFGVSLGVGGVLFAGLAFGHFDLTLNHELMEFVKEFGLILFVYAIGLQVGPGFFASLRRQGLSLTIAAATIVLGGTAIAVAIGLLAGIDFTAAVGLLTGAVTNTPSLGAAQQALKDLPAAGADAASVVGMGYAVAYPFGIVGIILTMIIVRRLFRIDPAAEAAEFERLQHEGVQPILTKNFEVLNANLAGLSIEQLAELTGPGAIVTRICRRGVQQLALAEVRLEVGDVVHAIGTTSRLDAFRVIVGRESDVDLPKLPSRIAVRRVVVTRKAPCGKELHALGLDERYGVIITRIIRAGLEFTPTRDLRVQFGDRLVIVGVEQAVERAAKELGDSVGELDKTHIVPFFVGIALGVLLGSLPIAIPHMPAPIKLGLAGGPLIVAIALSRLGKAGPFIAYMPNPAKMMLRELGISLFLACVGLAAGEKFFGILASGDGFLWMGLAAIITFVPIFAVALYMRGRRKLNFVSLCGLLSGSMTDPPALAYATQLVKSDAVSIAYATVYPLTMLLRVVIAQIVVVLALG, from the coding sequence ATGGACTGGCTCTCCCAGCTCTTTCTCGGCGACTCGGTGGCCCACTCGGTGCTCATCCTGGCGCTGGTCGTCACGACCGGCCTCCTCCTCGGCGGCGTCCGCGTCTTCGGCGTGAGCCTCGGCGTGGGCGGCGTGCTGTTCGCCGGCCTCGCGTTCGGCCACTTCGACCTCACGCTCAACCACGAGCTCATGGAGTTCGTGAAGGAGTTCGGGCTCATCCTGTTCGTGTACGCGATCGGCCTCCAGGTCGGGCCGGGGTTCTTCGCGTCCCTGCGGCGCCAGGGGTTGTCGCTCACCATCGCCGCGGCGACCATCGTCCTCGGCGGGACCGCCATCGCCGTCGCCATCGGCCTCCTCGCGGGGATCGACTTCACGGCCGCCGTGGGCCTCCTGACCGGCGCCGTGACCAACACGCCGAGCCTCGGCGCGGCGCAGCAGGCGCTCAAGGATCTCCCGGCCGCGGGCGCGGACGCCGCGTCGGTGGTCGGCATGGGCTACGCGGTGGCGTACCCGTTCGGCATCGTCGGGATCATCCTGACGATGATCATCGTGCGGCGCCTCTTCCGCATCGATCCCGCCGCCGAGGCCGCGGAGTTCGAGCGGCTCCAGCACGAGGGCGTGCAGCCGATCCTGACCAAGAACTTCGAGGTGCTCAACGCGAACCTCGCCGGGCTCTCGATCGAGCAGCTCGCCGAGCTGACCGGGCCGGGCGCCATCGTCACGCGGATCTGCAGGCGCGGCGTGCAGCAGCTCGCCCTGGCCGAGGTGCGGCTCGAGGTCGGGGACGTCGTCCACGCGATCGGCACGACCTCCCGCCTGGACGCTTTCCGCGTGATCGTGGGCAGGGAGAGCGACGTCGACCTCCCGAAGCTGCCGAGCCGGATCGCGGTGCGGCGCGTCGTCGTGACCCGCAAGGCCCCGTGCGGCAAGGAGCTCCACGCCCTCGGGCTGGACGAGCGGTACGGCGTGATCATCACGCGCATCATCCGCGCCGGCCTGGAGTTCACGCCGACGCGGGATCTCCGCGTGCAGTTCGGCGACCGCCTCGTGATCGTGGGCGTCGAGCAGGCGGTGGAGCGCGCGGCGAAGGAGCTCGGCGACTCCGTGGGCGAGCTCGACAAGACGCACATCGTGCCGTTCTTCGTGGGCATCGCGCTCGGCGTGCTCTTGGGCTCTTTGCCGATCGCGATCCCGCACATGCCGGCGCCTATCAAGCTCGGGCTCGCGGGCGGGCCGCTCATCGTCGCGATCGCGCTCAGCCGCCTCGGCAAGGCGGGACCGTTCATCGCGTACATGCCCAATCCGGCCAAGATGATGCTCCGCGAGCTCGGCATCTCCCTCTTCCTCGCGTGCGTGGGGCTCGCGGCGGGCGAGAAGTTCTTCGGGATCCTCGCCTCGGGCGACGGCTTCCTTTGGATGGGGCTCGCGGCGATCATCACGTTCGTGCCGATCTTCGCGGTGGCCCTGTACATGCGCGGCCGCCGGAAGCTCAACTTCGTCTCCCTGTGCGGGCTCCTGTCCGGCAGCATGACCGACCCTCCGGCGCTCGCCTACGCCACCCAGCTCGTGAAGAGCGACGCCGTGTCCATCGCCTACGCCACCGTGTACCCGCTCACCATGCTGCTGCGCGTCGTCATCGCCCAGATCGTCGTGGTGCTCGCGCTCGGATGA